The Lycium barbarum isolate Lr01 chromosome 12, ASM1917538v2, whole genome shotgun sequence genome includes a region encoding these proteins:
- the LOC132623413 gene encoding uncharacterized protein LOC132623413, translated as MQKTQTNLIYIFHLSLFITPHFFISCRVFSFSLSFFFPQKHIQRKEFFVLSEESKRRMEEPERLAPCNNSNGIRRSCDPTHSPEFEFWMTRNPSFPQPNQLSADQLFSHGVLLPLDHLQCPGPEPSGSGRPETESGPDPSASIVNSSGERGSFTSSKRWKDIFKKTEKKDCDEEKKKEKEKRKEKKHVGGVSGTELNINIWPFSRSRSAGNGASRPRVISGSGLSTRKVSSAPCSRSNSAGESKSRKWPTSPSRSGGVHLGRSSPVWQVRTRNVGGPHKGIEGRRKVTSAPKARVLNLNVPMCIGYRNQLSCRSDENSAINVVAGGGGGGGGDGGDQSGSTVAGEGVRGSNLFSIKSLFTKKVY; from the coding sequence ATGCAAAAAACTCAAACCAACCTTATTTACATATTTCATCTCTCCCTCTTTATTACTCCtcatttctttatttcttgtagggtcttctctttctctctttcttttttctttcctcaAAAGCATATTCAAAGAAAAGAGTTTTTTGTTCTCTCTGAGGAAAGTAAAAGAAGAATGGAAGAACCTGAAAGACTTGCACCATGCAACAATAGTAATGGAATAAGGAGAAGCTGTGACCCGACCCATTCACCCGAATTCGAGTTCTGGATGACCCGAAACCCATCATTTCCTCAACCCAATCAACTCTCTGCTGATCAGCTCTTCTCCCATGGCGTCCTTCTCCCTCTAGACCACCTACAGTGCCCGGGTCCTGAACCTTCCGGGTCGGGTCGACCCGAAACTGAATCTGGACCCGACCCATCTGCCTCAATAGTCAACTCATCCGGTGAACGAGGTTCTTTTACATCATCGAAgcgttggaaagatattttcaagaaaacagaaaagaaagattgtgatgaagagaagaaaaaggaaaaagaaaagaggaaAGAGAAGAAACATGTTGGTGGAGTTAGTGGAACTGAGCTGAATATTAATATTTGGCCATTTTCAAGAAGTAGATCCGCTGGAAACGGGGCAAGTAGGCCTCGGGTTATAAGTGGATCCGGGTTATCGACCCGAAAAGTGAGTAGTGCTCCATGTTCACGTAGCAACTCAGCTGGTGAgtcaaaatcaagaaaatggccAACTAGTCCTAGCCGTAGTGGTGGTGTTCATTTGGGCCGGAGCAGCCCAGTTTGGCAGGTCCGAACCCGAAATGTTGGAGGCCCACATAAAGGTATTGAAGGTCGCAGGAAAGTGACGTCAGCACCTAAAGCTAGAGTATTGAATTTGAATGTCCCTATGTGTATTGGTTATAGGAATCAGTTAAGTTGTAGAAGTGATGAAAATAGTGCTATTAATGTAGTTGCTGGTGGCGGTGGTGGCGGCGGCGGAGATGGTGGTGATCAGAGTGGTAGCACGGTGGCCGGTGAAGGGGTACGTGGGAGTAATTTGTTTAGTATTAAAAGTTTGTTTACCAAGAAAGTTTATTAA